The proteins below are encoded in one region of Rhododendron vialii isolate Sample 1 chromosome 7a, ASM3025357v1:
- the LOC131331796 gene encoding uncharacterized protein LOC131331796: MERWIGILKLPLNPKSKKADYRVAVSLCLSSSTKTLAIPTANVIFFSGDRCEGTGNPVIDRLSNLQKIAEILVSKFGGSINAWVIEASTFSGSFAVYKDFIPTVNCWGEPKSYNPTGFPASASTITLLSNCLQEAKHLISQRHEERYEAGVPLSHLPQPKTSVLGFSKGGTVLNQLVTELGISAAKSSENPTKVNKELLNEGPVSIQEGKRNQIIPGSKESLLDSIAEIHYVDVGLNSAGAYINEGDVIERLSKSLAQRASGIRFVLHGTPRQWCDSRRVWIKDEKEKMLELLKLGAQTSGGKLLVCERFYFADKPPNLQMHFEVIEKLEVS, from the exons ATGGAGCGTTGGATTGGAATTTTGAAGCTTCCATTGAACCCTAAGAGTAAGAAGGCTGACTACAGAGTTGCAGTGTCTCTCTGCCTCTCTTCTTCTACCAAAACCTTAGCT ATACCTACAGCAAATGTTATCTTCTTCAGCGGAGATCGATGTGAAGGCACTGGAAATCCTGTGATTGACAGGCTATCCAATCTGCAGAAAATTGCTGAAATTCTGGTTTCGAAATTTGGTGGTTCTATAAACGCTTGGGTTATTGAGGCTTCCACTTTTAGTGGCTCTTTTGCTGTTTACAAGGACTTTATTCCCACGGTAAACTGCTGGGGAGAGCCAAAATCATACAACCCGACTGGATTTCCAGCTTCTGCATCAACCATTACCCTCTTGTCGAATTGCCTCCAAGAA GCAAAACACTTGATTTCTCAAAGGCATGAAGAACGATACGAAGCTGGGGTACCCTTGTCACATTTGCCTCAACCCAAAACATCGGTCCTTGGATTTAGCAAGGGTGGAACTGTACTGAATCAGTTAGTAACTGAGCTTGGCATTTCTGCTGCCAAATCCTCCGAAAACCCAACCAAGGTAAATAAAGAGCTACTGAATGAAGGCCCTGTTAGTATCCAGGAAGGAAAGAGGAATCAAATAATCCCAGGGTCAAAAGAAAGCCTCTTGGACAGCATAGCTGAGATCCATTATGTGGATGTTGGTTTAAATTCAGCCGGAGCGTACATCAACGAAGGAGATGTAATTGAAAGACTCTCCAAAAGCCTAGCGCAAAGGGCTTCTGGAATTCGTTTTGTTCTTCATGGAACTCCAAGGCAATGGTGTGATAGCAGAAGAGTTTGGATCAAAGACGAAAAGGAGAAAATGCTCGAGCTGCTTAAGTTGGGAGCTCAGACAAGCGGTGGTAAACTGCTTGTGTGTGAGAGATTTTATTTTGCTGATAAGCCTCCGAATCTGCAGATGCATTTTGAAGTAATAGAAAAATTGGAAGTGAGTTGA
- the LOC131332540 gene encoding non-specific lipid-transfer protein 1-like, which yields MKGLVIAIVVLAMVQQLMAEPTRAITCGQVDACLVPCMSYLVEGGTPQPECCDGVKNLKGMASNIADKRAACNCVKEAASRYSNIKDDAAQALPAKCGVQLDIPISKTTNLSTEVKVIVYTANKAREIQKLASS from the exons ATGAAGGGACTAGTCATCGCCATTGTTGTGCTAGCCATGGTTCAGCAGCTGATGGCGGAGCCCACCCGAGCCATCACTTGTGGCCAAGTCGACGCTTGTTTGGTTCCGTGCATGTCCTACCTCGTGGAAGGGGGGACACCACAACCCGAATGCTGTGACGGGGTGAAGAACCTAAAAGGAATGGCTTCAAATATAGCAGACAAGCGAGCAGCGTGCAACTGTGTTAAGGAGGCAGCTAGTCGCTACTCGAACATAAAAGACGACGCTGCCCAGGCTCTCCCTGCAAAGTGTGGTGTCCAATTGGATATCCCCATCTCTAAAACCACCAACT TATCAACTGAAGTGAAGGTGATCGTGTATACCGCAAATAAGGCAAGGGAGATTCAAAAACTAGCATCTAGTTAA
- the LOC131331797 gene encoding non-specific lipid-transfer protein 1-like has translation MKGVVIAIVVLAMVQLMVEPSQAITCGQVDACLVPCMSYLMAGGTPQPACCEGVKDLKGMASTTADKRAACTCVKAAANRYPNIKDDVAQALPTKCGVQMDIPVSKTTDCNAIN, from the exons ATGAAGGGAGTGGTCATAGCCATTGTTGTGCTAGCCATGGTTCAGCTCATGGTGGAGCCCAGCCAGGCCATCACTTGTGGCCAAGTCGATGCCTGCTTGGTTCCGTGCATGTCCTACCTCATGGCTGGGGGGACTCCACAACCGGCATGCTGCGAAGGGGTGAAGGACCTGAAGGGAATGGCTTCAACTACAGCAGACAAGCGAGCAGCGTGCACCTGTGTCAAGGCAGCAGCTAATCGCTACCCAAACATAAAAGACGACGTTGCCCAAGCTCTCCCTACCAAGTGCGGTGTTCAAATGGATATCCCAGTCTCCAAAACCACCGACTGTAACGC AATCAACTAA
- the LOC131331798 gene encoding non-specific lipid-transfer protein 1-like, which produces MKGLVIVMIVLAMVQIMAEPTRAITCGQVDACLVPCMSYLMAGGTPQPACCDGVKNLKGMASTTADKRAACTCVKAAANRYPNIKDDVAQALPSKCGVQMDIPVSKTTNCDAIN; this is translated from the exons atgAAGGGATTAGTCATAGTGATGATCGTCCTAGCCATGGTACAGATCATGGCAGAGCCCACCCGAGCCATCACCTGTGGCCAAGTTGACGCCTGCTTGGTTCCATGCATGTCCTACCTCATGGCAGGGGGGACTCCACAACCGGCATGCTGCGATGGGGTGAAGAACCTGAAGGGAATGGCTTCAACTACAGCAGACAAGCGAGCAGCGTGCACCTGTGTCAAGGCAGCAGCTAATCGCTACCCAAACATAAAAGACGATGTTGCCCAAGCTCTCCCTTCCAAGTGCGGTGTTCAAATGGATATCCCAGTCTCCAAAACCACCAACTGTGACGC CATCAACTAA
- the LOC131331799 gene encoding COP9 signalosome complex subunit 7 isoform X1 produces the protein MDIEQKQAEHIDYFVKQASAHNGASLANVAVEATSHPSLFAFSEILAVPNVLELQGTENSVYLDLLRLFAHGTWSDYKSNAGRLPQLVPDQILKLKQLTVLTLAETNKVLPYDILMQELDVANVRELEDFLINECMYVGIVRGKLDQLRRCFEVQFAAGRDLRPGQLGNMIQTLTNWLTTSDNLLISIQEKIKWADSMGEVDKKHKKEVEERVEEVKKSLSTKADMDFRGQEEIFSEPGGVMDYEEDRSRPKRRRHPMG, from the exons ATGGACATCGAACAGAAGCAAGCGGAGCACATCGACTACTTCGTCAAGCAAGCGTCGGCCCACAATGGCGCCTCCCTGGCAAACGTCGCCGTCGAGGCCACTTCGCACCCGTCTCTCTTCGCCTTCTCCGAGATTCTCGCCGTTCCCAACGTCCTCGAG CTCCAAGGAACCGAGAACTCTGTGTATTTAGATTTGCTTCGTTTGTTTGCCCATGGCACGTGGAGTGACTACAAGA GTAATGCTGGCCGTCTTCCGCAGttagttcctgatcaaattctCAAGCTAAAGCAACTTACTGTGCTCACGTTAGCTGAGACAAACAAG GTTTTGCCATATGATATACTCATGCAGGAGTTGGATGTTGCAAATGTTCGCGAACTTGAGGATTTCCTTATCAATGAGTGCATGTACGTG GGCATAGTTAGAGGGAAGCTAGATCAGTTGCGAAGATGTTTCGAG GTACAATTTGCAGCTGGCAGGGATCTGAGACCTGGACAACTAGGGAATATGATACAAACTTTAACAAATTG GTTGACTACGTCAGACAATCTTCTTATCTCCATTCAAGAGAAGATAAAGTGGGCGGATTCCATGGGTGAGGTGGATAAGAAGCACAAAAAGGAAGTAGAAGAGAGGGTTGAGGAAGTAAAGAAGTCGCTCTCCACCAAG GCCGACATGGACTTCCGAGGGCAAGAGGAGATCTTCTCTGAACCTGGTGGGGTGATGGACTATGAGGAAGACCGAAGCCGACCTAAGAG GAGGCGGCATCCAATGGGTTGA
- the LOC131331799 gene encoding COP9 signalosome complex subunit 7 isoform X3, whose amino-acid sequence MDIEQKQAEHIDYFVKQASAHNGASLANVAVEATSHPSLFAFSEILAVPNVLELQGTENSVYLDLLRLFAHGTWSDYKSNAGRLPQLVPDQILKLKQLTVLTLAETNKVLPYDILMQELDVANVRELEDFLINECMYVGIVRGKLDQLRRCFEVQFAAGRDLRPGQLGNMIQTLTNWLTTSDNLLISIQEKIKWADSMGEVDKKHKKEVEERVEEVKKSLSTKSHTVSRPTWTSEGKRRSSLNLVG is encoded by the exons ATGGACATCGAACAGAAGCAAGCGGAGCACATCGACTACTTCGTCAAGCAAGCGTCGGCCCACAATGGCGCCTCCCTGGCAAACGTCGCCGTCGAGGCCACTTCGCACCCGTCTCTCTTCGCCTTCTCCGAGATTCTCGCCGTTCCCAACGTCCTCGAG CTCCAAGGAACCGAGAACTCTGTGTATTTAGATTTGCTTCGTTTGTTTGCCCATGGCACGTGGAGTGACTACAAGA GTAATGCTGGCCGTCTTCCGCAGttagttcctgatcaaattctCAAGCTAAAGCAACTTACTGTGCTCACGTTAGCTGAGACAAACAAG GTTTTGCCATATGATATACTCATGCAGGAGTTGGATGTTGCAAATGTTCGCGAACTTGAGGATTTCCTTATCAATGAGTGCATGTACGTG GGCATAGTTAGAGGGAAGCTAGATCAGTTGCGAAGATGTTTCGAG GTACAATTTGCAGCTGGCAGGGATCTGAGACCTGGACAACTAGGGAATATGATACAAACTTTAACAAATTG GTTGACTACGTCAGACAATCTTCTTATCTCCATTCAAGAGAAGATAAAGTGGGCGGATTCCATGGGTGAGGTGGATAAGAAGCACAAAAAGGAAGTAGAAGAGAGGGTTGAGGAAGTAAAGAAGTCGCTCTCCACCAAG TCACACACTGTGAGCAGGCCGACATGGACTTCCGAGGGCAAGAGGAGATCTTCTCTGAACCTGGTGGGGTGA
- the LOC131331799 gene encoding COP9 signalosome complex subunit 7 isoform X2, which yields MDIEQKQAEHIDYFVKQASAHNGASLANVAVEATSHPSLFAFSEILAVPNVLELQGTENSVYLDLLRLFAHGTWSDYKSNAGRLPQLVPDQILKLKQLTVLTLAETNKVLPYDILMQELDVANVRELEDFLINECMYVGIVRGKLDQLRRCFEVQFAAGRDLRPGQLGNMIQTLTNWLTTSDNLLISIQEKIKWADSMGEVDKKHKKEVEERVEEVKKSLSTKKSHTVSRPTWTSEGKRRSSLNLVG from the exons ATGGACATCGAACAGAAGCAAGCGGAGCACATCGACTACTTCGTCAAGCAAGCGTCGGCCCACAATGGCGCCTCCCTGGCAAACGTCGCCGTCGAGGCCACTTCGCACCCGTCTCTCTTCGCCTTCTCCGAGATTCTCGCCGTTCCCAACGTCCTCGAG CTCCAAGGAACCGAGAACTCTGTGTATTTAGATTTGCTTCGTTTGTTTGCCCATGGCACGTGGAGTGACTACAAGA GTAATGCTGGCCGTCTTCCGCAGttagttcctgatcaaattctCAAGCTAAAGCAACTTACTGTGCTCACGTTAGCTGAGACAAACAAG GTTTTGCCATATGATATACTCATGCAGGAGTTGGATGTTGCAAATGTTCGCGAACTTGAGGATTTCCTTATCAATGAGTGCATGTACGTG GGCATAGTTAGAGGGAAGCTAGATCAGTTGCGAAGATGTTTCGAG GTACAATTTGCAGCTGGCAGGGATCTGAGACCTGGACAACTAGGGAATATGATACAAACTTTAACAAATTG GTTGACTACGTCAGACAATCTTCTTATCTCCATTCAAGAGAAGATAAAGTGGGCGGATTCCATGGGTGAGGTGGATAAGAAGCACAAAAAGGAAGTAGAAGAGAGGGTTGAGGAAGTAAAGAAGTCGCTCTCCACCAAG AAGTCACACACTGTGAGCAGGCCGACATGGACTTCCGAGGGCAAGAGGAGATCTTCTCTGAACCTGGTGGGGTGA
- the LOC131331800 gene encoding leucine carboxyl methyltransferase 1 homolog isoform X1: MARAPGDSQSNRAAVQATNDDASASKLSCVKKGYMKDNYVHLFVRKPVRRAPIINRGYFARWAAFRQLLHQFLGCEKDNDERGPTKKQILSLGAGFDTTFFQLQEEGKAPHLYVELDFKEVTSKKAALIETCGQLRDKVGETASISQERGEVLGDHYKLLPVDLRDIQRLDEIMSLANMDTSLPTFIIAECVLIYLDPDSSRAIVGWASKTFPTAIFFLYEQIHPDDAFGQQMIRNLESRGCALLGIHATPTLFAKEKLFLDQGWQRAVAWDMLRVYSQFIDVQEKRRIERLELFDEFEEWHMMQEHYCVVCAVNATMGLFEDFGFSTTTSLLLFYSFSGLV, translated from the exons ATGGCGAGAGCACCTGGCGATTCGCAGAGCAACAGGGCGGCCGTTCAAGCAACCAACGACGACGCTTCCGCCAGCAAGCT GTCATGCGTGAAGAAGGGATACATGAAAGATAACTACGTCCATTTGTTTGTGAGAAAACCCGTGAGAAGAGCTCCAATAATCAACCGCG GTTATTTTGCTCGTTGGGCTGCTTTCCGCCAGCTTCTTCATCAGTTTCTAGGTTGTGAAAAGGATAATGACGAAAGAGGCCCCACAAAGAAGCAAATATTGTCACTGGGAGCTGGTTTTGATACAACCTTTTTTCAGTTGCAG GAAGAAGGGAAAGCACCGCATTTATACGTGGAACTGGATTTTAAGGAG GTTACCAGTAAGAAGGCTGCTCTCATTGAAACATGCGGACAGTTAAGGGACAAAGTTGGTGAAACAGCATCAATCTCTCAAG AGAGAGGAGAAGTTCTTGGTGATCATTACAAACTGCTCCCTGTAGATTTGCGTGATATACAAAGATTAGATGAGATCATGAGTTTGGCTAACATGGATACAAG TCTGCCAACATTTATAATCGCAGAATGCGTTTTGATATACTTGGATCCAGATTCAAGCCGTGCTATAGTTGGTTGGGCTTCCAAAACATTTCCCACAGCTATCTTTTTCTTATATGAGCAG ATTCATCCAGATGATGCTTTTGGTCAGCAAATGATAAGAAATTTGGAG AGTCGAGGCTGTGCACTCTTGGGCATTCATGCTACACCAACTTTATTTGCCAAGGAAAAACTATTCCTTGACCAGGGATGGCAG AGGGCGGTTGCCTGGGACATGTTGAGAGTTTATAGTCAATTCATTGATGTTCAAGAAAAACGCAG GATTGAACGTTTGGAGTTGTTCGATGAATTTGAAGAGTGGCACATGATGCAG GAGCACTATTGTGTGGTTTGTGCTGTAAACGCCACCAtg GGCTTGTTTGAGGATTTTGGTTTCTCTACCACCACCTCACTCTTACTCTTCTATTCATTTTCAGGGCTTGTTTAA
- the LOC131331800 gene encoding leucine carboxyl methyltransferase 1 homolog isoform X2: protein MARAPGDSQSNRAAVQATNDDASASKLSCVKKGYMKDNYVHLFVRKPVRRAPIINRGYFARWAAFRQLLHQFLGCEKDNDERGPTKKQILSLGAGFDTTFFQLQEEGKAPHLYVELDFKEVTSKKAALIETCGQLRDKVGETASISQERGEVLGDHYKLLPVDLRDIQRLDEIMSLANMDTSLPTFIIAECVLIYLDPDSSRAIVGWASKTFPTAIFFLYEQIHPDDAFGQQMIRNLESRGCALLGIHATPTLFAKEKLFLDQGWQRAVAWDMLRVYSQFIDVQEKRRIERLELFDEFEEWHMMQEHYCVVCAVNATMGLFKDFGFPTNQPETTSH from the exons ATGGCGAGAGCACCTGGCGATTCGCAGAGCAACAGGGCGGCCGTTCAAGCAACCAACGACGACGCTTCCGCCAGCAAGCT GTCATGCGTGAAGAAGGGATACATGAAAGATAACTACGTCCATTTGTTTGTGAGAAAACCCGTGAGAAGAGCTCCAATAATCAACCGCG GTTATTTTGCTCGTTGGGCTGCTTTCCGCCAGCTTCTTCATCAGTTTCTAGGTTGTGAAAAGGATAATGACGAAAGAGGCCCCACAAAGAAGCAAATATTGTCACTGGGAGCTGGTTTTGATACAACCTTTTTTCAGTTGCAG GAAGAAGGGAAAGCACCGCATTTATACGTGGAACTGGATTTTAAGGAG GTTACCAGTAAGAAGGCTGCTCTCATTGAAACATGCGGACAGTTAAGGGACAAAGTTGGTGAAACAGCATCAATCTCTCAAG AGAGAGGAGAAGTTCTTGGTGATCATTACAAACTGCTCCCTGTAGATTTGCGTGATATACAAAGATTAGATGAGATCATGAGTTTGGCTAACATGGATACAAG TCTGCCAACATTTATAATCGCAGAATGCGTTTTGATATACTTGGATCCAGATTCAAGCCGTGCTATAGTTGGTTGGGCTTCCAAAACATTTCCCACAGCTATCTTTTTCTTATATGAGCAG ATTCATCCAGATGATGCTTTTGGTCAGCAAATGATAAGAAATTTGGAG AGTCGAGGCTGTGCACTCTTGGGCATTCATGCTACACCAACTTTATTTGCCAAGGAAAAACTATTCCTTGACCAGGGATGGCAG AGGGCGGTTGCCTGGGACATGTTGAGAGTTTATAGTCAATTCATTGATGTTCAAGAAAAACGCAG GATTGAACGTTTGGAGTTGTTCGATGAATTTGAAGAGTGGCACATGATGCAG GAGCACTATTGTGTGGTTTGTGCTGTAAACGCCACCAtg GGCTTGTTTAAGGATTTTGGTTTCCCTACCAACCAGCCCGAGACCACCAGCCACTAG
- the LOC131331801 gene encoding nitrate regulatory gene2 protein: MGCTASKLDNEDTVRRCKDRRRLMKDAVYARHHLAAAHSDYCRSLRVTGSALYLFAAGEPLSVSDHTPAVLLRTPSSLSTSTTIPPPPPPRVVPSPHPPPPPPPPAFSPPSPTIASSKLPHILSAPPSRRHRKPPVKLPHILSESSPSNSARSHTFAPNNYTYNANANSTYSGTPSQASSVWNWENFYPPSPPNSDFFERRNRDDEKASIYSDNYHSNHQSKRNDHPIHDDDKASTYSGNHQKHHYSSNGHQEHHVHEDDKASTYSSNYQKHHHSDRQHGHHIHADDEEEATETEREEVQYSDWNDHYNSTTSSSEEEEEEDYGGDRSEIGTRSRSNFGSSVHNEPKPVPAAAARYEKMSKSEKSDDAGSSARWNYGGGNGGGGGGSEISDMRMVVRHRDLAEIVAALKEYFEKAAVAGEQVSEMLETGRAQLDRSFKQLKKTVYHSSGVFSNLSSSWTSKPPLAVKYRFEPGTIDVPDGPKSLCSTLERLLAWEKKLYEEVKAREGVKIEHEKKLAALQNQEYRGGDEAKLDKTKASIKRLQSLIVVTSQAASTTSSAIVGLRDTELVPELVELCHGFMYMWRSMNQFHEVQNHVVQQVRGLVNRSTKGESTSDLHRQATRDLESAVSAWHSSFCRLIRFQRDFIQSLHGWFRLTLLPVNAEPTNGNNRDPSDSFAFCDEWKLALDRVPDTVASEAIKSFINVVHSISLKQTEEIKIKKRTETTSKELEKKSSSLRNIEKKYYHSYSMVGIGFPDTGPDTGHALDARDPLAEKKSELAACRRRVEEEMLRHSKAVEVTRAMTLNNIQTGLPGVFQAMTSFSGLIMEALETVCTRSYAIN; encoded by the exons ATGGGATGCACGGCGTCGAAGCTAGACAACGAGGACACGGTCCGACGCTGCAAGGACCGCCGCCGCCTCATGAAGGACGCCGTCTACGCCCGCCACCACCTCGCCGCCGCCCACTCCGACTACTGCCGCTCCCTCCGCGTCACCGGTTCGGCCCTCTACCTCTTCGCCGCCGGCGAACCCCTCTCCGTCTCCGACCACACCCCCGCCGTCCTCCTCCGCAccccctcctccctctccacctccaccaccatccctcctcctccccctccccgCGTCGTCCCCTCCCCACACCCTCCCccgccgcctcctcctcccGCTTTCTCTCCGCCGTCCCCCACCATCGCCTCCTCCAAACTCCCCCACATCCTCTCCGCCCCTCCCTCACGCCGCCACCGCAAACCACCCGTTAAACTCCCCCACATCCTCTCCGAATCCAGCCCTTCCAATTCCGCCCGATCACACACTTTCGCTCCCAACAATTACACGTACAACGCCAACGCTAATTCTACCTATTCGGGCACTCCCTCTCAGGCGTCGTCGGTTTGGAATTGGGAGAACTTTTACCCTCCGTCCCCGCCAAATTCCGATTTCTTCGAACGGCGAAACCGCGACGACGAGAAGGCCTCAATCTACTCTGATAATTACCATAGTAACCACCAGAGTAAACGAAACGACCATCCCATCCACGACGATGATAAGGCCTCAACTTACTCTGGTAATCACCAGAAGCACCATTACAGTAGTAATGGACATCAGGAACACCACGTTCACGAGGACGATAAGGCCTCAACTTATTCTAGTAATTACCAGAAGCACCATCACAGTGATAGACAACACGGCCACCACATCCACGCGGACGATGAAGAAGAAGCAACGGAGACGGAGAGGGAGGAGGTTCAGTACAGCGATTGGAACGACCATTACAACTCGACGACTTCGTCCtccgaggaagaagaagaagaagactacGGAGGCGATAGATCTGAGATCGGGACGCGCTCGCGTTCGAATTTCGGATCGTCCGTGCACAACGAGCCGAAACCTGTGCCTGCGGCGGCGGCGAGGTACGAGAAGATGAGCAAGTCCGAGAAGTCTGATGATGCTGGATCTTCTGCGAGGTGGAATTACGGCGGGGGCAACGGCGGCGGAGGAGGTGGAAGCGAGATATCTGACATGAGAATGGTTGTGAGGCACCGAGATCTGGCGGAGATAGTGGCGGCGCTTAAGGAGTACTTCGAGAAAGCGGCTGTGGCCGGCGAGCAAGTGTCCGAGATGCTGGAGACCGGGCGTGCTCAGTTGGATCGGAGTTTCAAACAATTGAAGA AGACGGTGTATCATTCGAGTGGAGTGTTCAGTAACTTGAGCTCCAGTTGGACTTCGAAGCCGCCATTGGCAGTTAAGTACCGGTTCGAACCGGGTACAATTGACGTGCCAGACGGTCCAAAGAGCCTTTGCTCGACTTTGGAACGGCTCTTGGCTTGGGAGAAAAAACTCTACGAGGAAGTGAAG GCTAGAGAGGGGGTGAAAATTGAGCATGAAAAGAAGTTGGCTGCCCTACAAAATCAGGAGTACAGAGGGGGTGACGAAGCCAAGTTGGACAAGACTAAGGCATCAATAAAGAGGCTACAGTCACTAATTGTGGTAACATCTCAAGCTGCTTCCACCACCTCGTCCGCCATCGTCGGCCTAAGGGACACTGAACTAGTCCCCGAGCTTGTCGAACTTTGTCATGG GTTCATGTACATGTGGAGATCAATGAACCAGTTCCATGAAGTCCAAAACCACGTTGTGCAGCAAGTGCGGGGCCTTGTAAACCGATCAACCAAGGGAGAGTCCACCTCCGACCTCCACCGACAGGCCACTCGCGACCTGGAATCAGCTGTCTCCGCCTGGCACTCCAGTTTCTGCCGCCTCATAAGATTCCAACGTGATTTCATCCAATCCCTCCACGGATGGTTCCGATTGACACTTCTCCCAGTCAATGCCGAACCAACCAACGGCAACAACCGGGACCCGTCTGACTCGTTCGCCTTTTGCGACGAGTGGAAGCTCGCCCTTGATCGCGTACCTGACACTGTAGCCTCCGAAGCCATCAAGAGCTTCATTAACGTCGTCCACTCTATCTCTTTGAAACAGACAGAGGAGATCAAGATCAAGAAAAGGACCGAAACCACATCCAAAGAGCTTGAGAAGAAGTCCTCATCTCTTAGGAACATAGAGAAGAAATACTATCATTCGTATTCTATGGTGGGTATTGGGTTTCCTGACACTGGACCTGATACGGGGCATGCGTTGGATGCCCGAGACCCACTTGCTGAGAAGAAATCTGAGCTGGCAGCTTGCCGAAGGCGAGTGGAGGAGGAGATGTTGAGGCATTCCAAGGCGGTAGAGGTGACAAGAGCGATGACGCTGAATAACATTCAGACGGGATTGCCGGGTGTTTTTCAAGCTATGACCAGCTTTTCCGGCTTAATTATGGAGGCACTTGAGACCGTGTGCACTCGTTCGTATGCTATTAATTAA